One window from the genome of Sulfurospirillum tamanense encodes:
- a CDS encoding phosphatidylserine decarboxylase has product MQKTHTSTQIVAKEGWVSIGIAFALFLVSVFLGVLPWVFLLLCVALVFLFRNPERIAEEEDALVIIAPTDGTVRTIEKSKTSEGEPCLRVVIENSLLDVGVLRAPFALEAESVRRRHGLFLPVSLPKSALLNEQLTFTCKGHNALVQMRILAGVFARNLTLFLPKKQFKLGERLGYFNEGAVELFLPLHVRIRVTLGQSVKAGQSVLGYFKGAQ; this is encoded by the coding sequence ATGCAAAAAACCCATACAAGCACGCAGATTGTCGCCAAAGAAGGGTGGGTGAGTATTGGCATTGCTTTTGCTCTTTTTTTGGTATCTGTTTTTCTTGGTGTGTTGCCTTGGGTTTTTTTACTTTTGTGTGTTGCCTTAGTTTTTTTATTCCGAAATCCAGAGCGCATTGCCGAAGAAGAAGACGCTTTGGTCATCATAGCCCCAACAGACGGCACAGTGCGTACCATTGAAAAAAGCAAAACCTCTGAGGGTGAGCCTTGTTTGCGTGTTGTGATTGAAAACTCGCTCTTGGATGTGGGTGTCTTAAGGGCGCCATTTGCCCTTGAGGCAGAAAGTGTGCGCAGGCGTCATGGGCTCTTTTTGCCCGTCTCTTTGCCAAAATCAGCACTTTTAAACGAGCAACTGACCTTTACATGTAAAGGTCATAATGCCCTAGTGCAGATGCGTATTTTGGCAGGAGTATTTGCACGAAACCTTACGCTTTTTTTGCCAAAAAAACAGTTTAAATTAGGAGAGCGCTTGGGGTATTTTAATGAGGGCGCAGTGGAGTTATTTTTACCTTTACATGTACGTATTCGCGTTACCCTTGGACAAAGTGTCAAAGCCGGTCAAAGTGTTTTGGGCTACTTTAAAGGTGCGCAATAA
- the pssA gene encoding CDP-diacylglycerol--serine O-phosphatidyltransferase, which produces MGPTKDGKLQLIYLIPNLFTAASAFLGVIGVLASVRGEFETAVIYILLSLVFDGLDGRIARMTKTTSKFGAEFDSLSDIVAFGVAPAMLFYFSAGHQFGRLGALVTALFVVFGAIRLARFNVMSSDNEPSVFIGVPIPTAAVVSAMWVTMYQKYGFMHGHEWVLLVMHGVLAFLMVSNVRYPSFKKLDLKKAHRMKVFIYLTLGFSLVYLYPVESATFFVSIYLFYGLGRECYVFCVAKWKKNKYNT; this is translated from the coding sequence ATGGGCCCCACGAAAGACGGAAAACTTCAACTCATCTACCTTATACCCAATCTTTTTACTGCCGCTAGTGCGTTTTTGGGTGTTATTGGTGTGCTCGCTTCTGTGCGTGGAGAGTTTGAAACGGCAGTGATTTACATTCTTTTGTCTTTGGTTTTTGATGGGCTTGATGGACGTATAGCTCGCATGACGAAAACCACCAGTAAATTTGGGGCAGAGTTTGACAGCTTGTCGGACATTGTGGCTTTTGGCGTGGCGCCTGCGATGCTTTTTTATTTTAGTGCGGGGCACCAGTTTGGCCGTTTGGGCGCTTTGGTGACAGCACTGTTTGTGGTTTTTGGCGCAATTCGACTCGCGCGCTTTAATGTGATGAGCTCGGATAATGAGCCTTCTGTTTTTATCGGTGTGCCTATTCCTACTGCGGCTGTTGTTTCGGCCATGTGGGTCACAATGTATCAAAAATATGGCTTTATGCACGGGCATGAGTGGGTCTTGCTTGTGATGCATGGCGTACTCGCCTTTTTAATGGTGAGCAATGTACGTTATCCAAGCTTTAAAAAACTTGACTTAAAAAAAGCCCATCGCATGAAAGTGTTTATTTACTTGACACTGGGTTTTTCTTTGGTTTATCTTTATCCTGTAGAGAGTGCAACTTTTTTTGTCAGTATTTATTTGTTTTATGGACTAGGGCGCGAATGCTATGTTTTTTGCGTTGCAAAATGGAAAAAAAACAAGTATAATACCTAA
- a CDS encoding 2-isopropylmalate synthase, with protein sequence MPTNTITIFDTTLRDGEQSPGASMNTEEKIQIALQLQKLGVDVIEAGFAAASPGDFEAIHRIASQVQHSRICSLARAVERDIKAAGESIAPAPLKRIHTFIATSPIHMEYKLKMSPAEVIKRATEAVTYAKTFCDDIEFSCEDAGRSDVGFMKEVLDAVIGAGATTLNIPDTVGYRLPHEMAAIIKELYGFVGERAVLSVHCHNDLGLAVANSLACLESGARQIECTINGLGERAGNAALEEIVMAIRTRQDIFAPLTTNINIKEIYPTSRLVASITGIEPQPNKAIVGKNAFAHESGIHQDGVLKHQETYEIINAKDIGLEKNSLVMGKHSGRHAFKDRLATLGYTLNDTELNEAFVLFKTLADQKKEVFDDDIRALVAEEITKIPEIFELVTLQLSDCNPGGVPNAAVTIRHEGKETTDAAIGNGTMDAVFKVIDRVCGVNGQLMDYKVDAVTQGKDALARVVVKVAFDDQKPAVMGHGLSVDTMWATAKAYIGALNSYMTIREGLRMRGLEKKGI encoded by the coding sequence ATGCCTACAAACACCATTACTATTTTTGATACAACGTTGCGCGATGGGGAACAAAGCCCTGGTGCGTCCATGAATACTGAAGAAAAGATTCAAATCGCCTTGCAACTTCAAAAGCTAGGTGTGGATGTCATCGAAGCGGGTTTTGCTGCGGCAAGTCCAGGGGATTTTGAAGCCATTCATCGCATTGCTTCACAGGTGCAGCACTCGCGTATTTGTTCTTTGGCAAGAGCAGTTGAGCGAGACATTAAAGCCGCAGGCGAGTCTATTGCTCCTGCGCCTTTAAAACGCATTCACACCTTCATTGCTACGAGTCCTATTCATATGGAATACAAGCTCAAAATGAGTCCAGCGGAAGTAATTAAGCGGGCCACAGAAGCGGTGACTTATGCTAAAACATTTTGTGATGATATTGAGTTTAGCTGTGAAGATGCAGGACGAAGTGATGTGGGTTTCATGAAAGAGGTTCTTGATGCGGTCATTGGTGCAGGAGCAACAACCCTTAATATTCCTGACACCGTAGGGTACCGACTGCCGCATGAGATGGCCGCTATTATTAAAGAGTTGTACGGCTTTGTGGGCGAACGTGCAGTGCTTTCGGTGCATTGCCACAACGATTTAGGCTTGGCTGTGGCTAACTCTTTGGCATGCTTGGAATCGGGTGCACGTCAGATTGAATGTACGATTAATGGCCTGGGTGAGCGCGCGGGAAATGCAGCGCTTGAAGAAATTGTTATGGCAATTCGCACACGTCAAGATATTTTCGCTCCATTGACAACCAACATCAACATTAAAGAAATTTATCCTACTAGCCGACTGGTAGCTTCCATTACGGGCATTGAGCCCCAGCCCAACAAGGCAATTGTAGGTAAAAATGCTTTTGCTCACGAGAGCGGCATTCACCAAGATGGTGTGTTGAAGCATCAAGAGACCTATGAAATCATCAATGCCAAAGATATAGGCCTTGAGAAAAACTCTCTTGTGATGGGAAAACACTCGGGACGCCATGCATTTAAAGATAGACTAGCAACCCTTGGGTACACTTTAAATGACACAGAACTTAATGAAGCATTTGTTTTATTTAAAACGTTGGCAGATCAGAAAAAAGAGGTTTTTGATGACGACATTCGCGCTTTGGTGGCAGAAGAAATCACAAAAATTCCCGAAATTTTTGAACTCGTAACCTTGCAACTTTCTGATTGTAATCCTGGTGGTGTGCCAAACGCGGCGGTTACTATTCGCCACGAGGGCAAAGAAACCACAGATGCAGCCATTGGTAATGGGACAATGGATGCAGTATTTAAGGTTATTGACCGAGTGTGCGGCGTGAATGGCCAGCTTATGGATTATAAGGTAGATGCTGTTACTCAAGGCAAAGACGCATTGGCGCGTGTTGTTGTAAAGGTCGCATTCGATGATCAAAAACCTGCTGTTATGGGGCACGGTTTGAGCGTTGACACGATGTGGGCAACAGCCAAAGCATACATTGGCGCACTCAACAGCTACATGACAATCCGTGAAGGGTTGCGCATGAGAGGATTGGAGAAAAAAGGTATTTAG
- a CDS encoding tetratricopeptide repeat protein — translation MAEEEIVILEDDSSKEIHAIDSPQFQLESQGEGPTPPLQNKSSKKLSRKMLWLGAGGVGLLLLIILLLVLIFQSAKETQPSDIDPSQLAKDLQRKTPEQSFGPSRLETMLKKANMLYDQGNKSEALKLYEEIAIFNEALSHYNIGVAQMREEDFAAGLESFKKAILNHENRAISAINAAVCALELENQPLFNYYLGLAETYLPEESNSPLYSYYVGLVHYYKNLYYEALSAFSHPTSEHYKERQRYLASKVLSFLDANLPAIDTLLAHPNQYNALTLGLLNARIGEYDIAKAQLTQAMELGIEQRRATIALALVESKLGNLQNTATLLLGAQERFADLATQTYPIQTTLKTSLFDINQAQKDFKEGNFFNKEKRYDLLFYFAPYKIFNAQQTIDYIRKGSLNIEANAVGDALDYLQAGSNISRVNAAMTQALNYALDHQVYKANQLLLSMIDTYPQHAILHYNLGLTYAQLGNYSLANRHFTTSYRLNPRNYLSGAFALMSADLIGRDTELFANDIKETLESDPVLPESNPYIALIHLVENNQLSMARWLEETKEKSPFYLVFDIIISKLINNTSTYLTKAEELQKALPRDLVSNILAFHAKFGDNEIKTYAKAIQIEFRKLEVDMDAFYYGPKVVKEQYTKLLQIGGLLHHERAALIERMKKETKDVQSIVNTVAYLSIYTHHFQEAYTFYNQLIDDYKQQDSRTIFLGAVASIGAGQPANAIALLELSKRIDPANIESRYALGLLYQEVKNYEGAAIQFNAIGNSGFVSDYFSFKIEN, via the coding sequence ATGGCAGAAGAAGAGATTGTAATTTTAGAGGATGACAGTAGCAAGGAGATTCATGCTATTGACTCTCCTCAGTTTCAGCTTGAAAGCCAAGGCGAGGGACCCACTCCTCCCCTTCAGAACAAGTCTTCTAAAAAATTATCTCGCAAGATGTTATGGCTGGGGGCAGGTGGCGTAGGGCTTTTGCTCCTCATCATTCTTCTTTTGGTTCTTATTTTTCAAAGTGCCAAAGAAACTCAACCTAGCGACATAGATCCCTCCCAACTAGCCAAAGACTTACAGCGCAAAACACCCGAACAATCTTTTGGTCCCTCCAGACTAGAAACCATGCTCAAAAAAGCCAACATGCTCTACGACCAAGGCAACAAAAGTGAGGCGCTAAAACTTTACGAAGAGATTGCTATCTTTAACGAAGCGCTTTCACACTACAATATTGGCGTAGCGCAAATGCGAGAAGAGGATTTTGCCGCAGGCCTTGAGTCTTTCAAAAAAGCCATCCTTAATCATGAAAATCGTGCCATTAGCGCCATCAATGCTGCCGTTTGTGCTCTCGAGCTTGAAAACCAGCCGTTGTTTAATTACTATCTAGGATTGGCCGAAACATACCTTCCCGAAGAGAGTAATTCGCCTCTTTATTCTTATTATGTTGGTCTTGTGCACTACTACAAAAACCTCTACTACGAAGCTCTTTCGGCTTTTTCTCACCCCACAAGCGAACACTACAAGGAAAGACAACGCTACCTTGCGTCTAAAGTTCTTAGCTTTTTGGATGCAAACCTACCTGCCATTGATACGCTTTTGGCTCACCCTAATCAATACAACGCACTCACACTTGGGCTTTTAAACGCGCGCATCGGTGAATACGACATTGCAAAAGCGCAACTCACCCAAGCCATGGAACTTGGCATAGAACAGCGTCGTGCAACAATTGCCTTGGCTCTTGTAGAGTCGAAACTTGGCAACCTTCAAAATACCGCCACTCTTCTCCTTGGGGCCCAAGAGCGCTTTGCGGACCTTGCTACCCAAACCTATCCCATTCAAACTACCCTCAAAACATCTCTTTTTGACATCAACCAAGCTCAAAAAGATTTTAAGGAAGGTAACTTTTTTAACAAAGAAAAACGCTACGACTTGCTCTTTTATTTTGCACCTTACAAAATTTTCAATGCACAACAAACCATTGATTACATCCGCAAAGGCAGTCTCAACATCGAAGCAAATGCCGTAGGCGATGCCCTTGATTACCTTCAAGCAGGCTCTAATATCTCGCGGGTTAATGCTGCCATGACCCAAGCGCTTAATTACGCCCTTGACCACCAAGTCTACAAAGCCAACCAGTTGTTGTTGTCAATGATTGATACCTATCCACAACACGCTATTTTGCACTACAATCTTGGTCTTACTTATGCACAGCTAGGAAATTACTCTTTGGCCAACCGTCACTTTACGACCAGCTATCGTCTCAATCCTCGCAATTACCTCTCTGGCGCCTTTGCACTCATGAGTGCTGATTTGATTGGACGCGACACCGAGCTTTTTGCAAATGACATCAAAGAAACCCTAGAAAGCGACCCTGTCTTGCCAGAAAGCAACCCTTACATCGCACTCATCCACCTAGTTGAGAACAACCAGCTCTCCATGGCAAGGTGGCTAGAAGAAACCAAAGAAAAGTCTCCCTTCTACCTTGTTTTTGACATTATTATCTCCAAACTCATCAATAATACCAGCACTTATCTCACCAAAGCCGAGGAACTGCAAAAAGCCCTTCCTCGCGACCTTGTTTCCAATATCTTGGCATTTCATGCTAAATTTGGCGACAATGAGATTAAAACATACGCCAAGGCCATTCAAATTGAATTTCGAAAACTTGAAGTAGACATGGATGCTTTTTACTACGGCCCTAAAGTAGTCAAAGAGCAATACACCAAACTTTTACAAATTGGCGGGCTGCTTCACCATGAACGGGCTGCACTCATTGAACGCATGAAAAAAGAGACCAAAGATGTCCAGAGCATCGTCAATACCGTAGCTTATCTTAGCATCTACACCCACCATTTCCAAGAGGCATATACGTTTTACAATCAACTTATTGATGATTATAAACAACAAGATAGCCGTACGATTTTCCTTGGAGCAGTCGCATCGATTGGGGCAGGACAACCCGCCAATGCAATCGCCTTGCTTGAACTTTCTAAACGCATCGACCCAGCAAACATCGAAAGCCGTTACGCCTTAGGACTTTTATACCAAGAAGTGAAAAACTACGAGGGCGCCGCCATCCAATTTAATGCAATTGGGAATAGCGGCTTTGTGTCTGATTATTTTAGCTTCAAAATTGAAAACTAA
- the serS gene encoding serine--tRNA ligase yields the protein MLDVKLLQNDFETVQAALEKKHVDSTLVSTLRTLSLGLKEARQALETLQAEQNAKSKSFGMAAKNGGDIEALKAELSLNKALILEHTQEVRDLEERLEALALSIPNMPDPSVPEGKDEEENIILKTVLTPPTFTFTPKEHWDIDAQQEWIDFARGVKLSKSRFSVLKGQGARLSRALINYMLDFNRARGFEEVAVPYIVNRPTLTGTGQLPKFEDDLFKIEGEDLFLIPTAEVPVTNLYYDEILLAEALPLCYTAATACFRKEAGSAGRDTRGMIRQHQFDKVELVALTHPSQSEAMFERMVACASDLLSSLGLAHRHVLLCGGDLGFSAAKTIDLEVWFPGQNRYREISSISNTRDFQARRAKIRFKDGKKNTLVHTLNGSSLAVGRTLIAIMENYQNEDGTIAIPEVLKAYM from the coding sequence ATGCTAGATGTAAAATTACTGCAAAACGATTTTGAAACCGTCCAAGCCGCCTTGGAAAAAAAACATGTTGATTCAACATTAGTTAGCACTTTGCGCACCCTTTCTTTGGGCCTCAAAGAAGCACGCCAAGCGCTTGAAACCCTCCAAGCCGAACAAAATGCCAAAAGCAAATCTTTTGGCATGGCGGCTAAAAATGGTGGCGATATTGAAGCCCTCAAAGCAGAACTTAGCCTCAATAAGGCGCTTATTTTAGAGCACACGCAAGAGGTAAGAGACCTTGAAGAGCGGCTTGAGGCCTTGGCCCTTAGCATTCCCAACATGCCAGACCCAAGCGTCCCTGAGGGCAAAGACGAAGAAGAAAATATCATCCTTAAAACCGTGCTAACACCCCCTACTTTTACCTTTACGCCCAAAGAGCATTGGGACATTGATGCCCAGCAAGAGTGGATTGATTTTGCCAGAGGCGTCAAACTCTCTAAAAGCCGTTTTTCTGTTTTGAAAGGCCAAGGCGCAAGGCTTTCACGGGCGTTGATTAACTACATGCTTGACTTTAACCGTGCGCGTGGGTTTGAAGAAGTTGCCGTTCCTTACATCGTCAACCGCCCTACCCTCACAGGCACAGGACAACTCCCCAAGTTTGAGGACGATTTGTTTAAGATAGAGGGAGAGGACTTGTTCCTCATCCCCACCGCCGAAGTTCCCGTAACCAACCTTTACTACGATGAAATTCTACTCGCTGAAGCGCTTCCTTTGTGCTACACCGCTGCAACCGCTTGTTTTCGCAAGGAAGCAGGAAGTGCAGGACGTGACACTAGAGGAATGATTCGCCAACACCAATTTGACAAAGTAGAACTGGTAGCCCTTACGCATCCTAGCCAAAGCGAAGCGATGTTTGAACGCATGGTGGCGTGCGCCTCAGACCTCCTCTCCTCACTAGGCCTTGCTCATCGCCATGTGCTTCTTTGTGGCGGAGATTTGGGCTTTAGCGCGGCTAAAACCATCGACCTTGAAGTGTGGTTCCCAGGCCAAAACCGCTACCGCGAGATTAGCTCCATCTCCAACACCCGCGATTTTCAAGCCAGACGTGCCAAAATTCGCTTTAAAGATGGCAAGAAAAACACCCTTGTGCATACCCTCAATGGTTCCTCTTTGGCCGTAGGACGTACCCTGATTGCCATTATGGAAAATTATCAAAACGAAGATGGCACCATCGCCATCCCCGAAGTCTTAAAGGCGTACATGTAA
- the trpS gene encoding tryptophan--tRNA ligase has protein sequence MRTLTGIQPSGALHIGNYFGAIKQMVDLQEKDELFLFIPNYHALTSLKDPQALKDNTLDAAITLLSLGIDPAKTTLWVQSDVKEVLELYWILSGYTPMGLLERAHSYKDKVAKGIGANHSLFSYPVLMAADILLYHAQCVPVGKDQIQHVEITRDIAVKFNNDHGEIFTLPDFKVDEEVSTVPGLDGAKMSKSYGNTIDIFCTEKELKKRCSAIITDSTPLEDPKDPFTCNVFALAKLFLDEAGQKELISRYQRGGEGHGHFKMYLKELIWDSFAPNRERRAYYQNNPDVVLEILEQGAQKARHIAQETMEAIRPAVGLYR, from the coding sequence ATGCGCACACTTACTGGCATCCAACCCTCTGGCGCTTTGCACATTGGCAACTATTTTGGCGCAATCAAACAGATGGTGGATTTACAAGAAAAGGATGAACTGTTTTTATTTATTCCCAATTACCACGCCCTGACTTCCCTCAAAGACCCCCAAGCCCTTAAAGACAATACCCTAGACGCGGCCATCACCTTGCTTTCTTTAGGCATCGACCCTGCCAAAACCACGCTGTGGGTACAATCAGACGTCAAAGAGGTGTTGGAGCTGTACTGGATACTCTCAGGCTACACGCCCATGGGACTCCTTGAGCGCGCCCACAGCTACAAAGACAAGGTCGCCAAAGGCATTGGGGCAAACCATTCGCTTTTTTCCTACCCTGTACTGATGGCAGCGGACATTTTGCTTTACCATGCCCAATGTGTTCCTGTAGGCAAAGACCAGATTCAGCACGTAGAAATCACTCGCGACATCGCTGTTAAATTCAACAACGACCACGGCGAGATTTTTACTTTGCCTGATTTTAAAGTCGATGAAGAAGTATCCACTGTTCCAGGACTTGATGGGGCCAAAATGAGTAAAAGCTACGGCAACACCATTGATATTTTTTGCACTGAAAAAGAGCTCAAAAAACGCTGTTCTGCCATCATCACAGACTCCACGCCCCTCGAAGATCCCAAAGACCCCTTTACATGTAACGTTTTTGCCCTAGCCAAACTCTTTTTAGACGAGGCAGGACAAAAAGAACTGATTAGCCGTTATCAGCGTGGTGGCGAGGGACATGGGCATTTTAAAATGTACCTCAAAGAACTCATCTGGGACTCTTTTGCTCCAAACCGCGAACGTCGTGCTTACTACCAAAACAATCCCGATGTTGTGCTTGAGATTCTCGAACAAGGGGCACAAAAAGCGCGGCACATTGCCCAAGAAACCATGGAAGCCATCCGCCCTGCGGTTGGTCTTTACCGATAG
- a CDS encoding shikimate kinase, whose translation MKNIILIGFMGVGKGTIARAFCAHMEMVGLDTDDIIESMENRSIKEVFAAQGEAYFRAKESQVASWLSKHVKNTLISTGGGFFMVENLNKIGTVVYLKSSFEGILERILTHPNAEQKLAKRPLFADKEKAKALFDKRAPLYEKKADIVLHVEGKSIQDIVKELKKRLKR comes from the coding sequence ATGAAAAACATCATTCTTATTGGCTTCATGGGAGTGGGCAAAGGCACCATTGCGCGGGCTTTTTGTGCCCACATGGAGATGGTAGGACTTGACACGGATGACATCATTGAGAGCATGGAAAATCGTAGCATCAAAGAAGTGTTTGCCGCGCAGGGCGAAGCGTATTTTCGGGCCAAAGAAAGCCAAGTAGCCTCTTGGCTTAGCAAGCATGTCAAAAACACCCTCATCTCTACCGGAGGGGGCTTTTTCATGGTCGAAAACCTCAACAAGATAGGTACAGTCGTTTACCTTAAATCCAGTTTTGAAGGCATCTTAGAGCGCATCCTCACCCACCCCAACGCCGAACAAAAGTTGGCAAAACGCCCTTTGTTTGCCGACAAAGAAAAGGCCAAAGCCCTTTTTGACAAACGTGCGCCTTTGTATGAAAAAAAAGCCGATATTGTCTTACATGTAGAGGGTAAAAGTATTCAAGACATTGTCAAAGAGTTAAAAAAGAGGCTCAAGCGTTAG
- the der gene encoding ribosome biogenesis GTPase Der, with protein sequence MLHIALLGKPNVGKSSLFNRLAKERIAITSDFSGTTRDVRTQQIDIDGRPCLLTDTGGLDESSALFGAVKTMSLSAAKKADIILYLVDGKNYPDEEDRKLFYSLVKLGKPTALVVNKADNDKDKERAWEFGSFGAEVLIPMSVSHNRGTSNLKKWLLTFLPALEEAPQIEEDEDEWDDFTEEEPEELLPEEPQDPTINIGIIGRVNVGKSSLLNALVGEERAVVSDVAGTTIDPVDESIMYNETIFNFVDTAGLRQRGRIEGIEHYALKRTQSVLERTDIALLVLDASQPFTELDERIASLVEKYELGCIIVLNKWDIAHADFKNSTEAVRDRFKFLAYAPIITVSALSKKRVAKIHDLILQVHENYARRIPTSKLNELVEEASIRHHLPSDQGKLVKIYFATQFDTCPPRIALVMNRPKAMHFSYKRYLMNRLRESFELEGTPIILIPRKRGEKDESSGA encoded by the coding sequence ATGTTACATATCGCACTTTTAGGCAAACCAAACGTCGGAAAAAGTTCGCTTTTTAACCGTCTTGCCAAAGAACGCATCGCCATCACTTCAGACTTTAGCGGCACCACAAGAGATGTGCGCACCCAGCAAATCGACATCGACGGACGCCCTTGCTTGCTCACCGACACAGGTGGACTAGATGAGAGTAGCGCACTGTTTGGAGCAGTAAAAACCATGTCTCTTTCGGCGGCCAAAAAGGCTGACATTATTCTCTACCTCGTCGATGGTAAAAACTATCCCGATGAAGAAGACCGAAAGTTGTTTTACTCTCTTGTCAAGCTTGGCAAACCCACTGCTCTGGTGGTTAACAAAGCCGACAACGATAAAGACAAAGAACGCGCATGGGAATTTGGCTCTTTTGGGGCTGAAGTGCTCATCCCTATGTCCGTCTCTCATAATCGCGGCACTAGCAATCTCAAAAAATGGCTACTCACCTTTTTGCCTGCTCTTGAAGAGGCGCCCCAAATAGAAGAAGATGAAGACGAGTGGGATGATTTTACAGAAGAGGAACCCGAAGAACTTCTCCCAGAAGAGCCTCAAGACCCGACTATCAACATCGGCATCATTGGTCGCGTGAATGTCGGCAAAAGCTCTCTTTTAAACGCTCTTGTAGGCGAGGAGCGCGCAGTCGTAAGTGACGTGGCAGGCACCACCATTGACCCTGTGGATGAAAGCATTATGTACAACGAGACGATTTTTAATTTTGTCGATACCGCCGGCCTTCGTCAACGTGGGCGCATAGAAGGCATCGAGCATTACGCCCTCAAGCGTACCCAAAGCGTATTAGAGCGCACCGACATCGCCCTTTTGGTACTTGATGCCAGTCAGCCCTTTACAGAATTGGATGAGCGCATCGCCAGCTTGGTAGAAAAATACGAATTAGGCTGCATCATCGTCCTTAACAAATGGGACATCGCCCATGCAGATTTTAAAAACAGCACCGAAGCCGTGCGCGACCGTTTTAAATTCCTCGCCTACGCGCCCATCATCACCGTTTCAGCCTTGTCCAAAAAACGGGTGGCAAAAATTCACGACCTCATCTTGCAAGTGCATGAAAACTACGCCAGACGCATTCCCACTTCCAAGCTCAACGAACTCGTAGAAGAAGCCAGCATTCGCCACCACCTCCCAAGCGATCAGGGCAAACTGGTCAAAATCTACTTTGCCACCCAGTTTGACACCTGCCCACCACGCATTGCGTTGGTGATGAACCGCCCTAAAGCCATGCACTTTAGCTACAAGCGCTACCTTATGAATCGCCTCAGAGAAAGCTTTGAACTTGAGGGTACGCCCATCATTCTCATTCCCCGCAAACGGGGCGAAAAAGACGAGAGTAGCGGCGCATGA
- a CDS encoding mechanosensitive ion channel family protein encodes MEHVQEILDVTLLNLRLYDIALAIAIFFFFLFLRAVFTKTILAALKSFTAKTKTSLDEKLVDAIEAPLRFVFVLLGVYFAKQSLKLEALDSFLDNLIGSLGTFVLFWMLYRLITEFSTLFSAFSTRFGQKLSSDIENFIIKTLRVIVIAFGLMSILQIWGVNVSAFLASLGLGGLAIALAARETVANLFGSLVLFTDRPFRVGDWVQTSEVEGVVEDIGIRSTKIRTFAQALITVPNATIANAAITNWTRMGKRRIRMSLGLTYSTSTAQMEAILEEIRVYLKNNEAIHQDTIMIYFDEFGASSLNIFCYFFTKTTVWAQYLQVREQVNLELMRIVERNNASFAFPTQTLHLDSIPPELITTHKG; translated from the coding sequence ATGGAACACGTTCAAGAAATTTTAGATGTAACATTGCTTAACCTTCGGCTATACGACATTGCCCTTGCTATAGCAATTTTTTTCTTTTTTCTTTTTTTACGTGCAGTTTTTACCAAAACAATTCTAGCCGCACTTAAGTCTTTTACTGCCAAAACAAAAACGTCTTTGGATGAAAAGCTTGTAGATGCCATTGAGGCTCCGTTGCGATTTGTTTTTGTACTTTTAGGCGTCTACTTTGCCAAGCAAAGCCTCAAGCTTGAAGCATTGGATAGTTTTTTGGACAACCTCATCGGAAGCCTTGGTACCTTTGTTCTTTTTTGGATGCTCTACCGCCTCATCACCGAATTTAGCACGCTTTTTAGTGCTTTTTCCACCCGTTTTGGTCAAAAACTTAGCAGTGATATTGAAAATTTTATTATCAAAACTTTGCGGGTAATTGTCATTGCGTTTGGACTTATGAGCATTTTGCAAATATGGGGTGTGAACGTAAGCGCTTTTTTGGCTTCTTTGGGCCTTGGGGGCTTAGCCATTGCGTTAGCCGCCAGAGAGACTGTCGCAAACTTATTTGGCTCTCTCGTGCTTTTCACAGACCGCCCTTTTCGCGTGGGCGATTGGGTACAAACCAGTGAAGTAGAAGGGGTTGTGGAAGACATTGGCATTCGCTCCACTAAAATCCGCACCTTCGCGCAAGCCCTCATTACCGTACCCAATGCCACTATCGCCAATGCCGCCATCACTAACTGGACGCGCATGGGCAAACGGCGTATTCGCATGTCTTTGGGGCTGACTTACAGCACAAGCACCGCACAAATGGAAGCCATTTTAGAAGAGATTCGTGTTTACCTTAAGAATAACGAAGCCATCCATCAAGACACCATTATGATCTATTTTGATGAATTTGGCGCCAGCAGTTTAAATATCTTTTGCTATTTTTTCACCAAAACTACCGTTTGGGCACAGTATCTTCAAGTCCGTGAACAGGTCAATCTGGAGCTTATGCGCATCGTTGAACGCAACAATGCCTCCTTTGCATTCCCGACACAAACCTTGCATCTTGATTCTATTCCTCCCGAACTTATTACAACACACAAAGGCTAA